One Nicotiana tomentosiformis chromosome 4, ASM39032v3, whole genome shotgun sequence genomic window carries:
- the LOC138910407 gene encoding uncharacterized protein: protein MQDFIMVEDSELWDVIYDEPFVPMKFVGKVTGTVPKIIKEYNDADRKAIEKNFREKMIPVCGIRSDEYNHISACQSAKEIWEALQTAHEGTTQVKQFKIDMLTTKYELFKMKDDESIQDMHTCFTSIINELHSLGEVILRNKQVWKILSVLPGS, encoded by the coding sequence ATGCAAGACTTCATCATGGTTGAGGACTCAGAGTTATGGGATGTAATCTATGATGAACCTTTTGTTCCCATGAAATTTGTTGGTAAGGTAACAGGTACAGtcccaaaaataataaaagaGTATAACGATGCTGATAGAAAGGCTATTGAGAAGAATTTCAGGGAAAAGATGATTCCTGTTTGTGGCATCAGATCAGATGAATACAATCACATCTCAGCTTGTCAGTCTGCTAAAGAGATCTGGGAAGCTCTTCAAACTGCCCATGAGGGAACTACTCAGGTTAAGCAGTTCAAAATTGATATGCTTACTACTAAGTATGAGCTTTTCAAGATGAAGGATGATGAGTCCATTCAGGATATGCACACATGTTTCACCTCCATTATTAATGAGCTTCACTCCCTTGGAGAAGTCATCCTAAGAAACAAGCAGGTCTGGAAAATACTCAGTGTTTTACCAGGTTCCTGA